The following coding sequences lie in one Aquabacterium olei genomic window:
- the tuf gene encoding elongation factor Tu: MAKEKFERTKPHVNVGTIGHVDHGKTTLTAAITTVLSKKFGGQAKAYDQIDAAPEEKARGITINTAHVEYETANRHYAHVDCPGHADYVKNMITGAAQMDGAILVCSAADGPMPQTREHILLSRQVGVPYIIVFLNKADMVDDAELLELVEMEVRELLSKYDFPGDDTPIIKGSAKLALEGDTGELGEQAIMALADALDSYIPTPERAVDGTFLMPVEDVFSISGRGTVVTGRIERGVVKVGEEIEIVGIKATQKTTCTGVEMFRKLLDQGQAGDNVGILLRGTKREDVERGQVLCKPGSIKPHTHFTGEVYVLSKDEGGRHTPFFNNYRPQFYFRTTDVTGSIELPADKEMVMPGDNVSITVKLIAPIAMEEGLRFAIREGGRTVGAGVVAKIIE, encoded by the coding sequence ATGGCAAAGGAAAAGTTCGAACGGACCAAGCCGCACGTGAACGTGGGCACCATTGGTCACGTTGACCACGGCAAGACCACGCTGACGGCTGCCATCACGACCGTTCTGTCGAAGAAGTTCGGCGGTCAGGCCAAGGCCTATGACCAGATCGACGCCGCTCCGGAAGAAAAGGCACGTGGCATCACGATCAACACCGCGCACGTCGAGTACGAAACGGCCAACCGCCACTACGCTCACGTGGACTGCCCGGGTCACGCCGACTACGTGAAGAACATGATCACGGGTGCCGCCCAGATGGACGGCGCGATCCTGGTGTGCTCGGCCGCTGACGGCCCGATGCCCCAGACCCGTGAACACATCCTGCTGTCGCGCCAGGTGGGCGTGCCCTACATCATCGTCTTCCTGAACAAGGCTGACATGGTGGACGACGCCGAACTGCTGGAGCTGGTCGAAATGGAAGTGCGCGAGCTGCTGTCCAAGTACGACTTCCCCGGCGACGACACCCCGATCATCAAGGGTTCGGCCAAGCTGGCCCTGGAAGGCGACACCGGCGAGCTGGGCGAGCAGGCCATCATGGCCCTGGCCGACGCGCTGGACAGCTACATCCCGACGCCTGAGCGCGCCGTGGACGGCACCTTCCTGATGCCTGTGGAAGACGTGTTCTCGATCTCGGGTCGCGGCACCGTGGTGACCGGCCGTATCGAGCGCGGCGTGGTCAAGGTCGGCGAAGAAATCGAAATCGTCGGCATCAAGGCCACCCAGAAGACCACCTGCACGGGCGTGGAAATGTTCCGCAAGCTGCTGGACCAGGGTCAGGCTGGCGACAACGTCGGCATCCTGCTGCGCGGCACCAAGCGTGAAGACGTCGAGCGCGGCCAGGTGCTGTGCAAGCCGGGTTCGATCAAGCCCCACACCCACTTCACCGGTGAGGTGTACGTCCTGTCGAAGGACGAAGGCGGCCGTCACACCCCGTTCTTCAACAACTACCGTCCGCAGTTCTACTTCCGCACGACCGACGTCACCGGCTCCATCGAGCTGCCGGCCGACAAGGAAATGGTCATGCCGGGTGACAACGTGTCGATCACCGTCAAGCTGATCGCCCCGATCGCCATGGAAGAAGGTCTGCGCTTCGCCATCCGTGAAGGCGGTCGTACCGTCGGCGCCGGCGTGGTTGCCAAGATCATCGAGTAA
- the secE gene encoding preprotein translocase subunit SecE — protein sequence MSTSSVETVTTSADKAKLAASGLLVVAGVVAFYLLSQQSLWLRVIALLVLVASAVGVFFTSAPGKELIAFGQDALKELRKVVWPTRPEATQMTLYVFAFVVIMALFLWLTDKSLEWVIYSLILGWKQ from the coding sequence ATGTCTACTTCGTCCGTCGAAACCGTCACGACCAGCGCCGACAAGGCCAAGCTGGCCGCATCCGGCCTGCTGGTGGTGGCTGGCGTGGTCGCGTTCTACCTGTTGAGCCAGCAGAGCCTGTGGCTGCGTGTGATCGCGCTGCTGGTGCTGGTCGCGTCGGCCGTGGGGGTGTTCTTCACCTCGGCGCCCGGCAAGGAGCTGATCGCCTTCGGCCAGGATGCGCTGAAGGAGCTCCGCAAGGTCGTGTGGCCCACCCGCCCGGAAGCCACGCAGATGACGCTGTACGTGTTTGCCTTCGTGGTGATCATGGCGCTGTTCCTCTGGTTGACCGACAAGTCGCTGGAGTGGGTGATCTACAGCCTGATCCTCGGCTGGAAGCAGTGA
- the nusG gene encoding transcription termination/antitermination protein NusG — MSDVQTTPTNAAPLRWYVVHAYSGMEKAVERNLRERIDRAGMQEQFGRILVPTEEVVEVKNGKKSVTERRFFPGYVLVEMVMSDDSWHLVKNTSKVTGFVGGAKNRPVPISEDEVMKIVNQMQEGIEKPRPKVEWEVGEVVRVKEGPFTDFNGSIEEVNYDKSKLRVSVTIFGRATPVELDFGQVEKI; from the coding sequence ATGAGCGACGTTCAGACCACCCCCACCAACGCCGCACCGCTGCGCTGGTACGTGGTGCACGCCTATTCCGGCATGGAAAAGGCCGTCGAGCGCAACCTGCGCGAGCGCATCGACCGCGCCGGCATGCAGGAGCAGTTCGGCCGCATTCTCGTGCCGACCGAAGAGGTCGTCGAAGTCAAGAACGGCAAGAAGTCCGTGACCGAGCGCCGTTTCTTCCCGGGCTACGTCCTGGTCGAAATGGTCATGAGCGACGACAGCTGGCACCTGGTGAAGAACACCTCGAAGGTGACAGGTTTCGTTGGCGGCGCCAAGAACCGCCCGGTGCCCATCTCGGAAGACGAGGTCATGAAGATCGTCAACCAGATGCAGGAAGGCATCGAGAAGCCGCGTCCCAAGGTCGAATGGGAAGTGGGCGAAGTGGTGCGTGTCAAGGAAGGCCCGTTCACCGACTTCAACGGCTCCATCGAAGAGGTCAACTACGACAAGTCCAAGCTGCGCGTCTCGGTCACCATCTTCGGTCGTGCCACGCCGGTGGAGCTCGACTTCGGTCAGGTCGAAAAGATCTGA
- the rplK gene encoding 50S ribosomal protein L11: MAKKIVGFIKLQIPAGKANPSPPVGPALGQRGLNIMEFCKAFNAQTQGVEPGLKLPVVITAYADKSFTFIIKTPPATVLLKKAAKIEKGSARPQSDKVGKLTRAQLEEIAKTKQKDLTAADLDAAVRTIAGSARSMGIIVEGV; encoded by the coding sequence ATGGCCAAGAAGATTGTCGGCTTCATCAAGCTGCAAATCCCGGCTGGCAAGGCGAACCCGTCGCCGCCGGTCGGTCCCGCGCTGGGTCAGCGCGGCCTGAACATCATGGAGTTCTGCAAGGCGTTCAACGCCCAGACCCAGGGCGTCGAGCCCGGTCTGAAGCTGCCCGTGGTGATCACCGCCTACGCAGACAAGTCCTTCACCTTCATCATCAAGACGCCGCCCGCAACGGTGCTGCTGAAGAAGGCTGCCAAGATCGAGAAGGGTTCGGCACGTCCCCAGTCTGACAAGGTCGGCAAGCTGACCCGCGCTCAGCTGGAAGAAATCGCCAAGACCAAGCAGAAGGACCTGACCGCCGCCGATCTGGACGCTGCTGTCCGCACGATCGCCGGTTCGGCTCGTTCGATGGGCATCATCGTGGAGGGCGTGTAA
- the rplA gene encoding 50S ribosomal protein L1 codes for MAKQTKRQQAMGQVDTTKLYALEEALALIKGAATAKFDESIDVAVQLGVDAKKSDQVVRGAVVMPNGTGKTKRVAVFAQGAKAEEAKAAGADIVGMEDLAEQVKAGNINFDVVIASPDTMRIVGTLGTVLGPRGLMPNPKVGTVTPDVATAVKNAKAGQVQFRVDKGGIIHGTIGRRSFDDAKLKGNLAALLEALTKLKPASSKGVYLRKVAVSSTMGVGVRVDVNSITAG; via the coding sequence ATGGCCAAGCAAACCAAGCGTCAACAAGCCATGGGCCAGGTCGACACGACCAAGCTGTACGCCCTGGAAGAAGCCCTGGCCCTGATCAAGGGTGCCGCCACCGCCAAGTTCGATGAGTCCATCGACGTGGCCGTGCAGCTGGGCGTGGATGCCAAGAAGTCGGACCAGGTGGTGCGTGGCGCCGTCGTGATGCCCAACGGCACCGGCAAGACCAAGCGCGTTGCCGTGTTCGCCCAGGGCGCCAAGGCTGAAGAAGCCAAGGCCGCTGGTGCCGACATCGTCGGCATGGAAGACCTGGCCGAGCAAGTCAAGGCTGGCAACATCAACTTCGACGTGGTCATCGCCTCGCCGGACACGATGCGCATCGTCGGTACCCTGGGTACGGTGCTGGGCCCCCGCGGCCTGATGCCGAACCCGAAGGTCGGCACCGTGACCCCGGACGTCGCCACCGCTGTCAAGAACGCCAAGGCTGGCCAGGTCCAGTTCCGCGTCGACAAGGGTGGCATCATCCACGGCACGATCGGCCGTCGCTCGTTCGACGACGCCAAGCTGAAGGGCAACCTGGCTGCGCTGCTCGAAGCGCTGACCAAGCTGAAGCCCGCTTCGTCGAAGGGTGTGTACCTGCGCAAGGTCGCCGTCTCGTCGACCATGGGTGTGGGCGTGCGCGTCGACGTCAACAGCATCACCGCTGGCTGA